From Triticum aestivum cultivar Chinese Spring chromosome 4A, IWGSC CS RefSeq v2.1, whole genome shotgun sequence, a single genomic window includes:
- the LOC123088631 gene encoding uncharacterized protein has protein sequence MRNCGIVYVEDGELSKEELIKEFSEIYKTNWPWQVRALGRWSYVVKFPPHISVEQVAGYPCFGLTNPDITVNVEVWKEELKGMEDLKEVWVQVRGLLPRWCEWSVLDQCTSAFGLLIDLDWQGMFQSLFECVRVKVQCRDPTKIPTERVFCIGGKTFKVRMTVEVPIVDLVSKDAEVNGGGDDNREDPRNQKDMDTDGLANQNNTANDSASGSNGGSLSGRGNGSGADFQKRSIDGNASSEFNICFGEVQAQVCDVGLDISFVMPMENPEMEATTFIFSEMQQLNEMAGELEDLEIATQEVGVMTQADSLPEDIMPTFHSLGDNEVLQEKKVPEEQGVQKRTKQKNWGPVQAARKSTRVLGSQNTIEKAQLLKMKQNLEIPTMRGVGAGVPLSQGLDQAVSRSPGGKCKSFKP, from the exons ATGAGGAATTGTGGTATTGTGTATGTGGAGGATGGAGAGTTATCTAAGGAGGAGTTGATCAAAGAGTTCTCTGAAATTTACAAGACCAACTGGCCTTGGCAAGTGAGGGCTTTGGGAAGATGGTCCTATGTAGTTAAATTTCCACCACATATTTCAGTGGAGCAAGTAGCTGGATACCCTTGCTTTGGGCTGACAAATCCAGATATCACTGTGAATGTGGAGGTGTGGAAAGAAGAATTAAAGGGCATGGAAGATCTCAAGGAAGTTTGGGTCCAGGTTAGAGGGTTGCTTCCAAGATGGTGTGAGTGGTCTGTCTTAGATCAATGCACCTCAGCTTTTGGGCTGTTGATTGACTTGGACTGGCAGGGGATGTTTCAGTCTCTGTTTGAATGTGTTAGAGTTAAAGTTCAGTGTAGGGACCCCACCAAAATCCCTACTGAAAGAGTGTTTTGCATTGGAGGAAAAACATTTAAGGTGAGGATGACTGTGGAAGTTCCTATAGTGGATCTAGTTAGCAAGGATGCTGAGGTTAATGGAGGAGGTGATGATAATAGAGAGGATCCAAGAAACCAGAAAGATATGGATACTGATGGCTTGGCAAATCAGAATAACACTGCTAATGATTCTGCTTCTGGAAGTAATGGAGGGTCCTTATCTGGAAGAGGAAATGGCAGTGGAGCTGATTTCCAGAAAAGGTCTATTGATGGTAATGCTAGTAGTGAGTTTAACATATGTTTTGGGGAGGTTCAGGCTCAAGTTTGTGATGTGGGTTTGGATATCTCTTTTGTGATGCCTATGGAAAATCCTGAAATGGAAGCCACTACCTTCATTTTCTCTGAAATGCAGCAATTGAATGAGATGGCTGGGGAACTGGAAGATCTGGAAATTGCTACCCAAGAGGTTGGTGTGATGACCCAGGCTGATAGCCTCCCTGAGGATATTATGCCCACTTTTCACTCTCTTGGTGATAATGAGGTGCTTCAAGAGAAAAAGGTGCCTGAGGAACAGGGGGTTCAGAAAAGGACGAAGCAGAAGAACTGGGGGCCAGTGCAGGCTGCCAGGAAGAGTACTAGAGTTCTTGGTAGTCAAAATACCATTGAAAAAGCTCAGCTACTAAAGATGAAACAAAACCTTGAAATCCCTACTATGAGAG GTGTTGGGGCTGGTGTACCGTTATCTCAGGGATTGGACCAAGCCGTTTCAAGATCTCCAGGGGGAAAATGCAAGAGTTTCAAGCCCTGA
- the LOC123088629 gene encoding disease resistance protein Pik-2, whose protein sequence is MEFVVGASEATMRSLLGKLGGLLAQEYTLIRGVRGDIQYINDELATMQAFLADLSSALDDHDRRLKSWMKQIRDMAYDMEDCVDDFAHRLPNDSLSDARCSFIMTIIYEMWTYWPRRDIASKIAELKLRAQHIAERRSRYGVDNPSAISRVGALHDVTYGIAEHMVESRQLIRTENPVGAEADMDKLRDWLTKARHDKGSPAVASLVGFGGVGKTTIATALYRHSRNEFVCRASVTVSQNFDEDEVLRDILGQIKPTDSQIKPKEEVQEGSNTGRSEKKNLVADIKSSVRRVVPLLFSHRQQSDDGSTQSKIQTMNRDQLIGELRNRLLGRRYLLLIDDIWSVETWGAIRNWLPHDSATDNRVIVTTRFQAVGAACSGRDGTDYLHAVNRLSDAESKSLFCQGVSESQSSEESERKDTRSQAVGPGSSEGEVVADAKELFNDHISVAQSSKENERKDTRSQSVDTESSERDGINHLHSASVSDQQSCKGREKEEVHMDIWKYCGGLPLAIVTMAGLVACNPKKSNAHWSNICRSLFPEQVAPLTLDGVTRILDYCYNDLPADLKTCSLYLSIFPKGSKISRKRLTRRWISECFVTEKHGLSAEEVAETYFNQLVSRKIIRPVDHSSNGKVKYFKVHDMILEYIVSKSSEENFITVVGGHWLLPTPSNKVRRLSMQSSGSKQENTTKGMNLSQVRSLTVFGSQARRLPFHSFNNGIIQVLDLEGWKGLTDKHLNGICKMLVLKYLSLRRTEVSEIPSKIEKLQYLETLDIRETNVQVLPKAFGHLKRLRSMLGGSKNPRKALKLPDEKNKEPMKALRILSGIEIDEDSSAVASLHQLTGLRKLAIYKLNKREGCQTFTQLRSAIEYLCSCGLQTLVINDENSDFINSLDTMSAPPRYIIGLELSGKMEKPPKWIENLENLYKLTLSVTVLQTRTFQLIQDLPKLFTLTFTLSVAKDDRDIVDILEENKQLTDREIIVPPGGFKSLKLLRFFATLVPRLSFAVTGKEVMPALERIDMRFEAFEGIYGIETLKSLQEVHLSVGNQADEITKFLVEDLKDTPKYLDKKYADKWPKIITE, encoded by the exons ATGGAGTTTGTAGTTGGTGCTTCGGAAGCCACCATGAGGTCTCTCCTAGGCAAGTTGGGCGGCCTCCTTGCCCAAGAGTACACTCTGATCCGTGGCGTCCGCGGAGACATCCAGTACATCAACGATGAGCTCGCCACCATGCAGGCCTTTCTTGCCGACCTCAGCTCTGCCCTGGACGACCACGATCGCCGGCTCAAGAGCTGGATGAAGCAGATCCGTGACATGGCATACGACATGGAAGACTGCGTCGATGACTTTGCTCATCGCCTCCCTAATGACTCCCTCAGCGATGCAAGATGCTCCTTCATCATGACAATAATCTACGAGATGTGGACATACTGGCCTCGCCGCGACATTGCTTCCAAGATTGCTGAGCTCAAGCTCCGGGCACAACATATTGCTGAGCGGCGCAGCAGATATGGAGTGGACAACCCAAGCGCAATCTCTAGAGTGGGAGCCCTCCATGATGTTACATATGGCATTGCTGAGCATATGGTGGAGAGCCGTCAGCTCATCCGCACGGAGAATCCCGTCGGAGCAGAAGCAGATATGGATAAACTTCGGGATTGGCTAACCAAAGCCAGACATGATAAAGGCTCTCCAGCTGTTGCGTCCTTGGTCGGATTCGGCGGCGTGGGAAAGACCACCATTGCCACAGCACTGTACCGACATTCAAGGAATGAGTTTGTCTGTCGGGCGTCAGTCACAGTGTCTCAGAACTTCGACGAAGATGAAGTCCTCAGGGATATTCTTGGGCAAATCAAGCCAACAGACAGTCAAATCAAGCCAAAAGAGGAGGTGCAGGAGGGCAGCAACACAGGAAGGTCGGAGAAGAAAAACCTAGTGGCAGACATTAAAAGCTCGGTGAGGCGAGTTGTGCCACTGCTATTTAGTCACAGGCAACAAAGCGACGATGGCAGCACACAAAGTAAGATACAAACAATGAACCGTGACCAACTTATTGGAGAACTCAGAAACCGCCTGCTTGGAAGGAG GTATCTCCTTTTGATTGATGATATATGGTCTGTAGAAACATGGGGGGCCATTAGAAACTGGTTGCCACATGATAGTGCAACAGATAACAGAGTAATAGTAACTACAAGATTTCAAGCTGTTGGTGCGGCGTGCTCAGGAAGAGATGGAACTGATTATCTGCATGCAGTCAATCGTCTAAGTGATGCCGAATCCAAAAGTCTATTTTGTCAGGGTGTTTCTGAATCTCAAAGCAGCGAAGAAAGTGAAAGAAAGGACACAAGATCACAAGCTGTTGGTCCTGGGTCCTCCGAAGGGGAAGTTGTTGCCGATGCCAAAGAACTGTTTAATGATCATATTTCTGTTGCGCAAAGCAGCAAAGAAAACGAAAGAAAGGATACAAGATCTCAATCTGTTGATACTGAGTCCTCTGAGCGGGATGGAATAAATCACCTGCATTCAGCTAGTGTTTCGGATCAACAAAGCTGCAAAGGAAGGGAGAAAGAAGAGGTCCATATGGATATATGGAAATATTGTGGGGGGCTTCCTTTGGCCATAGTCACCATGGCTGGCCTTGTGGCCTGCAACCCAAAAAAAAGTAATGCTCATTGGAGTAACATTTGCAGGTCATTATTTCCCGAGCAGGTGGCTCCCCTTACTTTGGATGGGGTCACAAGGATACTTGATTATTGCTACAATGATTTGCCAGCGGATCTCAAGACCTGCTCACTGTACTTGAGCATTTTCCCCAAGGGCTCGAAAATTAGTAGGAAGCGTCTGACCCGGCGATGGATATCTGAATGTTTCGTTACTGAGAAGCATGGGCTGAGTGCAGAGGAAGTCGCAGAAACATACTTCAATCAGCTCGTGAGCAGGAAGATAATACGTCCAGTGGATCACAGCAGCAATGGGAAGGTCAAATACTTTAAAGTTCATGACATGATTCTCGAATATATCGTGTCCAAGTCGAGCGAAGAGAATTTTATTACTGTTGTTGGTGGCCATTGGCTGTTGCCAACTCCTAGCAACAAAGTCCGTCGACTTTCCATGCAAAGCAGTGGTTCCAAGCAAGAGAATACAACAAAAGGCATGAACTTGTCTCAAGTGCGGTCACTGACAGTGTTTGGAAGCCAGGCCCGACGGCTCCCTTTCCATTCGTTCAATAATGGAATAATACAAGTGCTAGACCTCGAGGGTTGGAAGGGTTTGACAGATAAACATCTAAATGGCATATGCAAAATGCTTGTGCTGAAATATTTGAGCCTCCGTCGAACAGAGGTTTCTGAGATTCCGTCAAAGATTGAGAAGCTCCAGTATTTGGAAACTCTTGACATAAGGGAGACCAATGTTCAGGTGCTGCCCAAAGCTTTTGGCCACCTCAAACGGCTCCGTAGCATGCTTGGAGGGAGTAAAAACCCACGGAAGGCATTGAAGTTGCCCGATGAGAAAAATAAGGAGCCGATGAAAGCACTCCGTATACTGTCAGGGATTGAGATCGACGAGGACTCATCAGCTGTAGCAAGCCTTCATCAGCTGACAGGGCTAAGGAAGCTTGCCATCTACAAGCTCAATAAACGGGAGGGTTGTCAGACCTTCACACAGTTACGCTCCGCCATCGAGTACCTCTGCAGCTGTGGTCTGCAGACTCTTGTAATCAATGATGAGAACTCTGATTTTATTAACTCCTTGGACACCATGTCTGCTCCTCCAAGATACATCATTGGCCTGGAGCTGTCTGGCAAGATGGAAAAACCCCCAAAGTGGATCGAAAATCTCGAGAACCTCTACAAGCTGACCCTTTCTGTGACAGTTCTTCAGACTCGTACATTTCAGCTCATTCAGGACCTACCAAAATTGTTTACTCTCACCTTTACGCTCAGCGTAGCCAAGGATGATAGGGACATAGTGGACATCCTTGAGGAAAATAAACAGCTTACTGATAGGGAGATCATTGTTCCACCTGGAGGATTCAAGAGTCTAAAGCTGCTTCGCTTCTTTGCAACTCTGGTGCCACGGCTGAGCTTTGCAGTTACAGGAAAAGAGGTAATGCCAGCACTGGAGAGGATTGATATGCGATTCGAAGCCTTTGAAGGGATTTACGGCATCGAGACTCTTAAAAGCCTCCAAGAGGTGCATCTCAGTGTTGGTAATCAAGCAGATGAAATAACAAAGTTCTTGGTAGAAGATTTGAAGGACACCCCTAAGTATTTGGACAAAAAGTACGCGGATAAGTGGCCAAAGATAATCACCGAGTGA